The Marinilongibacter aquaticus genome has a window encoding:
- a CDS encoding sigma-70 family RNA polymerase sigma factor, with amino-acid sequence MTLNELEDVELASLLRKGSTAAFEAIYLRYWEKLYAFIFRNLESREESEEILQDIMLSLWSNKSSAEINNLGVYLFIAARNQINKFIRREINQRKYREFQIMSRLEEVVPIDRHLEEAEFKAQLEKVLASMPEKTAQIFKMSKIENFPVREIAKEMDLSEKAIEYHITKSMKIIRNTFKGLHSAN; translated from the coding sequence ATGACTCTTAATGAACTGGAAGATGTAGAATTGGCTTCGCTATTGCGAAAGGGCAGCACAGCGGCCTTTGAGGCAATATATCTTCGGTATTGGGAGAAACTCTACGCGTTTATTTTCCGCAATCTGGAATCGCGGGAAGAAAGTGAAGAAATATTGCAGGATATTATGCTCAGTCTTTGGAGCAATAAATCTTCTGCTGAAATCAATAATCTGGGTGTTTATCTCTTCATCGCAGCACGCAATCAAATCAACAAATTCATTCGGCGGGAAATCAATCAACGCAAGTACCGCGAGTTTCAGATCATGAGTAGGCTCGAGGAGGTTGTGCCCATTGATCGCCATTTGGAGGAGGCTGAATTCAAAGCACAGCTCGAAAAGGTATTGGCTTCAATGCCTGAGAAAACCGCTCAGATTTTCAAGATGAGTAAGATCGAGAATTTTCCTGTTCGGGAAATCGCAAAGGAAATGGACCTTTCAGAAAAGGCCATAGAATATCACATCACAAAGTCCATGAAAATCATCCGAAATACCTTCAAAGGACTTCATTCAGCAAACTAA
- a CDS encoding sulfatase family protein — protein sequence MKNLKWILLAFIGLNVGNTYAQKQQKPNFIVIFTDDQGYGDLSCFGHPTIKTPNIDRMAFEGQKWTNFYVASNVCTPSRFGLMTGRLPVRGGMEHERRRVLFPDSKGGIQPKELTIAEMLKTENYSTACVGKWHLGHLPQFLPTSNGFDYYFGIPYSNDMDRNPEYAYQRFQKTNPDYHGFNVPILRNETEIERPANQNTLTQRYTEESVKFIKEHKDKPFFLYMAHNMPHIPLFNNKKFAGTSDRGLYGDVVEEIDWSVGQIFETLRAEGLEDNTYVIFTTDNGPWLVFGENGGSAGLLYGGKGTSYEGGQRVPCVIWGKDVKPGIVSKMGSTLDILPTICSLAGIDAPKDRVLDGFDISPVMRGEDKTPRDVMFYYHATKLFAVRKGAYKLYFLSNNPLGYPAKIEVLEKPTLFNVMTDPSEKYNVADDYPEIVSQLKKLAEEHLATVEEVPNQLVLVEGK from the coding sequence ATGAAGAATTTGAAATGGATTTTATTGGCTTTCATTGGCCTTAATGTTGGAAATACCTACGCTCAAAAGCAGCAGAAACCCAACTTCATTGTAATATTTACAGATGATCAAGGTTATGGCGATCTCAGCTGTTTTGGGCATCCTACTATTAAAACTCCGAATATCGACCGCATGGCTTTCGAAGGTCAAAAGTGGACTAATTTCTATGTGGCTTCCAATGTGTGTACGCCTTCGCGTTTTGGTTTGATGACGGGCCGTTTACCGGTACGCGGCGGAATGGAGCATGAACGTCGCCGCGTATTGTTTCCCGATTCGAAAGGGGGGATTCAGCCCAAAGAATTGACGATTGCCGAAATGTTGAAAACCGAAAATTACAGCACAGCCTGTGTGGGAAAATGGCATTTGGGGCATTTGCCACAGTTCTTGCCTACATCCAATGGTTTCGATTATTATTTCGGGATTCCGTATTCCAACGACATGGACCGCAATCCCGAATATGCTTATCAGCGATTCCAGAAGACCAATCCCGATTACCACGGTTTCAATGTGCCGATTCTAAGAAACGAAACGGAAATCGAAAGGCCAGCCAATCAAAATACGCTTACGCAACGCTATACCGAAGAGTCGGTTAAATTCATTAAAGAACATAAAGACAAGCCTTTTTTCTTGTATATGGCCCACAATATGCCACACATTCCTCTTTTCAATAACAAGAAATTTGCCGGAACCAGCGATCGCGGTTTGTACGGAGATGTGGTCGAAGAAATTGATTGGAGTGTGGGACAGATATTCGAAACACTCCGAGCTGAGGGACTGGAAGACAACACCTATGTGATTTTCACGACAGACAATGGCCCATGGCTGGTTTTTGGTGAAAACGGTGGATCTGCGGGTTTGCTTTATGGCGGAAAAGGCACCAGTTATGAAGGCGGGCAGCGTGTGCCCTGCGTAATTTGGGGAAAAGATGTGAAACCGGGAATTGTGTCGAAAATGGGCAGCACATTGGATATTCTGCCAACCATCTGCAGTTTGGCGGGTATCGATGCACCCAAAGATCGTGTATTGGATGGCTTCGACATATCGCCGGTTATGCGTGGTGAAGATAAAACGCCGCGTGATGTGATGTTTTACTATCATGCCACCAAGCTTTTTGCAGTGAGAAAAGGAGCGTATAAACTGTATTTTCTGTCGAACAATCCCTTGGGATATCCCGCAAAAATCGAAGTGTTGGAAAAACCTACGTTGTTTAATGTGATGACGGACCCTTCCGAAAAATACAATGTCGCAGATGATTATCCGGAAATCGTGAGCCAACTGAAAAAACTAGCCGAAGAGCATTTGGCTACAGTAGAAGAAGTGCCGAATCAATTGGTTTTGGTGGAGGGGAAATAG
- a CDS encoding sulfatase-like hydrolase/transferase, translating into MRRFFFLFTYILIFNQALWAQSTKPNVLLVLVDDLGYNDVSYYNTEDVQTPHIDALCGAGIRFDGFYANSPVCSPTRAALMSGQHPDAVGVPGLIRYPKANNWGYLKPEATLMPAVLKNAGYATAMVGKWNLGLESPNLPNQKGFDYFHGWLEDMMEDYYGHRRHGINFMRENEKVVDPEGHATDIFTDWSIDYIEKAKGQAKPFFLYLAYNAPHFPVQPPEEWLQKVLTREKGIDPKRAKLVALIEHLDYSLGRVVDALKATGQYENTLILFMSDNGGNLEDLANNLPYRDGKQSMYEGGIRVPAFALWPARIKAGIVSDEKLMTMDVLPTLADLVQGETLTDCDGKSFKSILLNEKAKMSERPIYFVRREGGMKYGGNDYHAMIYQGWKILQNTPYSPLELYRLQTDPYEKVNLAEQEPKKLMELNKLMMTFIQQGGRTPWQKP; encoded by the coding sequence ATGCGTAGATTTTTTTTCTTATTTACCTACATTTTAATCTTCAATCAGGCTTTGTGGGCTCAGTCCACAAAGCCCAATGTTTTACTCGTTTTGGTTGACGATCTGGGATACAATGATGTGTCGTACTACAATACCGAAGATGTACAAACGCCTCATATCGATGCCCTGTGTGGAGCAGGAATCCGTTTCGATGGGTTTTATGCCAATTCTCCCGTATGTTCTCCCACTCGGGCGGCTTTGATGTCGGGTCAGCATCCCGATGCTGTCGGTGTACCGGGTTTGATTCGCTATCCCAAAGCCAACAATTGGGGTTATTTAAAACCCGAGGCCACATTGATGCCTGCGGTGCTGAAAAATGCGGGCTATGCCACGGCCATGGTCGGGAAATGGAATTTGGGTCTGGAATCTCCCAATTTGCCCAATCAAAAGGGTTTCGATTATTTCCACGGCTGGTTGGAGGATATGATGGAAGATTACTACGGCCACAGAAGGCACGGCATCAATTTCATGCGTGAAAATGAAAAGGTGGTGGACCCCGAAGGCCATGCCACGGATATTTTCACAGACTGGTCCATTGATTATATCGAAAAGGCCAAAGGCCAAGCCAAACCCTTTTTCTTGTATTTGGCTTACAATGCTCCTCATTTTCCTGTTCAACCGCCGGAAGAATGGCTGCAAAAGGTCTTGACAAGAGAAAAGGGGATTGATCCGAAACGGGCCAAATTGGTGGCTTTGATCGAGCATTTGGATTACAGTCTTGGACGTGTGGTGGACGCATTGAAAGCCACTGGACAATATGAAAATACGTTGATTTTATTCATGAGCGATAATGGCGGGAATTTGGAGGACTTGGCGAACAATTTGCCCTATCGCGACGGGAAACAAAGTATGTACGAAGGCGGTATCCGTGTACCGGCTTTTGCTCTTTGGCCTGCGAGAATCAAAGCCGGTATAGTTTCTGATGAAAAACTGATGACCATGGATGTGTTGCCCACTTTGGCCGATTTGGTTCAAGGCGAAACTTTAACCGATTGCGACGGAAAAAGCTTTAAGTCGATTTTACTGAATGAAAAGGCAAAGATGAGCGAAAGACCGATCTATTTTGTTCGGCGAGAAGGCGGAATGAAATACGGCGGAAACGATTACCACGCCATGATTTATCAAGGTTGGAAAATCCTGCAAAACACGCCGTATTCTCCCTTGGAACTGTATCGTTTGCAAACCGACCCCTACGAGAAAGTCAATTTGGCCGAACAAGAGCCTAAAAAATTGATGGAATTAAATAAATTAATGATGACATTTATTCAGCAAGGTGGTCGAACACCTTGGCAAAAACCCTGA
- a CDS encoding FecR family protein translates to MKEHEIDYIIDKYRAGLCTEEEQAFLIALAQENLRIKRADSLFEHDGERQEIKDSVLHRLRAEIGYSTERPKKVFGRKMWALAASVIVFLSLAAWPFLHKESESVGFKTVAQGLKADDVKKVTLPDGTSVILKGISSLEIHDSFDEADRKVRFRGNGFFEVKRNEEKPFIIQTEHLLTKVLGTSFAINENKDNSEIEVKVYSGKVSVSMDQSMKTQNGTELILTPNLRAVYDAQDKSLRETLIDNPVLIHPNGFGPNHFVYEEEKLSTLLKDIKNAFGVEIILLNEEFGDCLFTGDLNNLTLYQKLNLVCAATGSNYEIKGAKIIVKGSNCN, encoded by the coding sequence ATGAAAGAGCACGAAATAGATTATATCATTGATAAATACAGGGCCGGTTTATGTACCGAAGAAGAACAGGCCTTTTTGATCGCTTTGGCCCAAGAAAATCTACGTATCAAGCGTGCAGATTCGCTTTTTGAGCACGACGGCGAACGCCAAGAAATCAAGGATAGTGTACTGCACAGATTGAGAGCAGAAATAGGCTATTCCACGGAGCGACCCAAGAAAGTATTCGGGCGGAAGATGTGGGCTTTGGCGGCTTCCGTAATTGTGTTTTTGTCTTTGGCCGCATGGCCTTTTTTACACAAAGAATCGGAAAGTGTGGGCTTCAAAACAGTAGCACAAGGGCTCAAGGCGGATGATGTGAAAAAAGTGACTTTGCCCGATGGCACCTCGGTTATTTTAAAGGGAATTTCTTCTCTTGAAATCCACGATTCTTTCGACGAGGCCGACCGTAAAGTTCGCTTTCGGGGCAATGGCTTTTTCGAAGTGAAACGAAACGAAGAAAAGCCTTTCATTATTCAAACCGAACACTTGCTAACCAAAGTTTTGGGTACAAGTTTTGCGATCAACGAAAACAAAGACAACAGTGAAATCGAGGTGAAAGTATACTCGGGCAAGGTTTCTGTGTCAATGGATCAGAGTATGAAAACGCAAAATGGCACAGAGTTGATTTTGACACCCAATCTACGGGCCGTATACGATGCCCAAGATAAAAGTTTACGCGAAACCCTAATCGATAATCCTGTTTTGATTCATCCCAACGGCTTTGGACCCAATCATTTCGTGTACGAAGAAGAGAAATTATCAACCCTATTGAAAGACATTAAAAATGCCTTTGGTGTGGAAATCATTCTGTTGAACGAAGAATTTGGCGATTGTTTGTTCACCGGCGATTTGAACAACCTGACACTTTATCAGAAGCTCAATTTGGTTTGTGCGGCCACAGGTTCGAACTACGAAATCAAGGGAGCGAAAATTATTGTGAAAGGCAGCAATTGCAATTAA
- a CDS encoding RagB/SusD family nutrient uptake outer membrane protein: protein MRFRSIYILFVLLCLSCSDKYLDVFPEDKITSANFPENENDIKFALNGVYSLLKETSIYNQGLFGFGVLDGATPNAFNWGNTAIAKIGNGQLSSSDAEIVTFRWTRCYAIIFRANYVLQILDEVDLAQEKRKIYEGEAHFLRGLAYSLLADSYGGVPIIKSAISTDEAKNLVRASLAETWDQAIADYDVAIANLATDAPEEGRANKGAALALKMRAYLYQNKFDKVLEVAEQIEALGKYSLFSSYEGLFKEENENNAEVIFDVQYIRGENSQGSFHDQYCGTGTGSFTRGTRYVPTDDLVATYETIDGSPVDPENPYENRDPRLAFTVVLPGSFILGYQFPNYIYPGGAYNHPGNQLKHLSCRKYREADFDKLPPSGQSAINDIVVRYADVLLAKAEALIELNQDIPEAIALINRIRTEREDVKISELSMGLSQTEAREKLRHERRVEFALEGLYWSDIKRWDLGNEIYPLEIKDHQGGVIETRFPNGYLEYYDLLPIPASEISLNPGLAQNPNW, encoded by the coding sequence ATGAGATTTAGATCTATTTATATACTTTTTGTTTTGCTTTGTTTGAGTTGCAGTGATAAGTACCTCGATGTATTTCCGGAAGATAAAATCACTTCGGCCAATTTCCCCGAAAACGAGAACGACATCAAGTTTGCCTTGAATGGCGTGTATTCGCTTTTGAAAGAAACCTCCATTTACAATCAGGGTTTGTTTGGCTTTGGCGTACTGGACGGAGCCACACCGAATGCCTTCAATTGGGGAAATACGGCGATTGCCAAAATTGGAAACGGACAACTGTCGTCTTCAGATGCAGAAATTGTGACCTTCCGCTGGACCCGCTGCTATGCCATTATTTTCAGGGCCAATTATGTTTTACAGATTTTGGATGAAGTGGATTTGGCTCAAGAAAAACGCAAGATTTATGAGGGAGAAGCTCATTTTCTAAGGGGTTTGGCTTATTCTTTGTTGGCCGACAGTTATGGCGGTGTACCCATTATAAAGTCGGCGATTTCTACCGACGAAGCCAAGAATTTGGTCAGAGCTTCACTTGCCGAAACCTGGGATCAGGCGATTGCCGATTATGATGTGGCTATTGCCAATTTAGCGACCGATGCCCCCGAAGAGGGCCGTGCAAATAAAGGAGCAGCATTGGCTTTGAAAATGCGGGCTTACCTGTATCAAAACAAATTCGACAAGGTGCTGGAAGTGGCCGAGCAGATTGAAGCCTTGGGCAAATATTCGCTTTTCTCAAGCTACGAAGGTCTTTTCAAGGAGGAGAATGAAAACAATGCCGAAGTGATTTTCGATGTTCAGTACATCAGAGGTGAAAACTCGCAAGGTTCATTTCACGATCAATATTGCGGTACGGGAACGGGAAGTTTTACACGCGGTACGCGTTATGTGCCAACAGACGACCTTGTGGCCACCTACGAGACAATCGACGGTTCGCCCGTCGATCCTGAAAATCCGTACGAGAATAGGGATCCGCGTTTGGCGTTTACGGTTGTTTTGCCCGGTTCGTTTATTTTGGGTTATCAATTCCCGAACTACATATATCCCGGAGGAGCGTACAATCACCCGGGCAATCAGTTGAAACATTTGAGTTGCAGAAAGTATCGCGAGGCCGATTTCGATAAACTGCCGCCTTCGGGTCAATCGGCCATAAACGATATTGTGGTGCGTTATGCGGATGTACTCTTGGCCAAAGCCGAAGCTTTGATCGAGTTGAATCAGGATATCCCCGAAGCCATTGCCTTGATCAACAGGATTCGTACAGAAAGAGAAGATGTGAAAATCAGCGAATTGTCGATGGGTTTATCTCAAACAGAGGCCCGCGAAAAACTTAGACACGAACGCCGGGTAGAGTTTGCTCTTGAAGGATTATATTGGTCTGACATAAAACGTTGGGATTTAGGCAATGAGATTTATCCACTGGAAATCAAGGATCATCAAGGTGGAGTCATCGAAACACGCTTTCCCAACGGCTATTTAGAATATTACGATTTACTGCCCATTCCGGCGAGTGAGATTTCATTAAACCCGGGATTGGCTCAAAACCCCAATTGGTGA
- a CDS encoding TonB-dependent receptor: MKKNSRRLDYLRLIMKTSLSFFLVSYIFCNLSFAISGYSQIDLKRKVTLHRKNEELKEVLKAIELQTNLRFVYSPSSVDIGQKVSVEVKNKRVDNLLDEILPPINLKYIITENRILIRESQTPKKKRKEETLLRNAEPENVLREITGQVKDENNMGIPGATVVVKGTQTATQSDMDGNFRMEVAEGVVILLVSYVGYSSKEVELGKDEQTVIVQLAPDATSLSEVVVVGYGSNQKVNLTGAISTIKFDEEVENRPITNASQALGGTASGVWVSQNSGKPGSDGAQIRVRGWGTLNNSNPLIIVDGVEGSFDQLNPSDIQSISVLKDAASAAIYGSKAANGVVLVTTKVGERNEKMRVNFNSYVGVQSLGRHYNTISNSVESMELTNAALVNAGSSAIFPQDLINQYKSSDDAFKYPNTDWFKVLFQDALIQQNNISITGGSAQTSTFLSFNYLKQNGMVSNTNSQRYGLRANVNTKVNKWFDIGGRLGYINRNSKEPYSDVTYGSLGRVFEMLSGATPYIAPYTRNGDFGSVEVFDESGAMLYDNRNPLIDAANGRTISQDNLMTANVTSNIYLSKDLVFKTTYALNGTWSLVDRYNSSVYGYTDSGIETTTKNYNREGLEMNRGANFTVNTNLFSTLNYTKNINGRHDFKVLAGFQNENNKIQTVYARRTKPPKEGLTQVDAGTSGIQGTGNMNRLRIVSYFGRLNYALDEKYLFEANIRADGSSRFKSGERWGYFPGFSVGWRISEEPFLAQSDFISNMKFRASWGKLGNQNISSYSPYLTIIDQNNGLSYNYGGTFAAGAAITSLIDNNISWEQTSTLDIGLELAVLNNRFSIEADYFRKNTTDILVQLPIPLVLGGLAAPVENKGAMQNDGFELIFNYYGQKYRAEQLNFNLGVNMTYINNKVTDFGTERSPDQLFLIREGYSYKELYGYKVEGIYQSDEEAQEHMYANGFVPKAGNLRFQDLNNDGRLDYQDKQSLGNTIPKLTFGVSPSFKYRGFDLNLLLQGVAGVNLFNRNNFTNLSFENRVIATSWLDAWTPENKDSNIPMARFDNSWDNQDSDFWIVNGSFLKIKNAQLGYTLPENWITKYGLRKAYLYVNAQNVLTMANKSYNGYDPEKTTFDSSVNVYPVPRILSLGVNLNF; the protein is encoded by the coding sequence ATGAAAAAAAATAGTCGAAGACTCGATTATCTCAGGCTTATTATGAAAACCTCTTTGTCGTTTTTTCTTGTGTCCTACATTTTTTGCAACCTGTCCTTTGCGATATCGGGTTACAGCCAGATCGATTTGAAAAGGAAAGTGACCCTCCACCGAAAGAACGAAGAATTGAAAGAGGTACTCAAAGCCATAGAATTGCAAACCAACCTGCGATTTGTCTACAGTCCGAGCAGTGTGGATATTGGGCAAAAAGTCTCTGTCGAAGTAAAAAACAAACGTGTCGACAACCTTCTCGACGAGATATTGCCGCCCATCAATTTAAAGTACATCATTACCGAAAACCGGATTTTGATTCGGGAAAGCCAGACACCCAAGAAGAAAAGGAAGGAAGAAACCTTGCTTCGAAATGCCGAACCGGAAAACGTGCTGAGGGAAATCACGGGGCAGGTGAAAGACGAAAACAATATGGGGATTCCCGGAGCCACAGTGGTGGTGAAAGGAACCCAAACCGCCACGCAATCCGATATGGATGGCAATTTCCGTATGGAAGTGGCCGAAGGCGTGGTTATTCTTTTGGTCTCTTATGTGGGTTATTCGAGCAAAGAAGTAGAATTGGGCAAAGACGAACAAACGGTCATTGTACAATTGGCACCGGACGCCACCAGCCTCAGCGAGGTCGTTGTGGTGGGATACGGCAGCAATCAAAAAGTGAACCTTACGGGGGCAATCTCCACCATAAAATTCGATGAAGAAGTAGAAAATCGGCCGATAACGAACGCTTCTCAAGCCTTGGGAGGCACGGCTTCGGGTGTGTGGGTGAGCCAAAACTCGGGTAAACCCGGAAGCGATGGGGCCCAGATACGCGTAAGAGGATGGGGGACTTTGAACAACTCCAACCCGCTCATTATCGTCGATGGGGTAGAGGGCAGTTTCGATCAACTGAACCCCTCGGATATCCAATCCATTTCGGTGTTGAAAGATGCGGCCAGTGCGGCCATTTACGGTTCGAAAGCAGCCAATGGTGTGGTGTTGGTGACCACAAAAGTAGGCGAGCGGAACGAAAAAATGCGGGTGAATTTCAACTCCTATGTAGGCGTGCAGTCCTTGGGCAGACATTACAATACGATCAGTAACAGCGTAGAAAGTATGGAATTGACCAATGCCGCTCTTGTAAACGCGGGTTCGAGTGCCATTTTTCCGCAAGACCTGATCAATCAATATAAATCGAGTGACGATGCTTTCAAATACCCCAACACGGATTGGTTCAAAGTGTTGTTTCAGGATGCCCTGATCCAGCAAAATAACATTTCTATTACTGGTGGATCGGCCCAGACTTCAACTTTTCTTTCCTTCAATTATTTGAAGCAAAACGGAATGGTGTCGAATACAAATTCGCAGCGTTACGGATTACGGGCCAATGTGAATACCAAAGTGAATAAGTGGTTTGATATTGGCGGTCGATTGGGCTACATCAACCGCAATTCGAAAGAGCCGTATTCCGATGTGACTTATGGCTCTTTGGGCCGTGTTTTTGAAATGCTTTCGGGAGCAACGCCATATATCGCCCCGTATACGCGAAACGGCGATTTCGGTTCTGTGGAAGTGTTCGACGAAAGTGGGGCGATGCTTTACGACAACCGTAATCCGCTGATTGATGCCGCCAATGGCCGCACAATTAGTCAGGATAATTTGATGACGGCCAACGTGACTTCGAATATTTACTTGAGCAAAGACCTTGTCTTCAAAACCACCTATGCTTTAAACGGTACCTGGAGTCTTGTTGATCGATACAATTCAAGTGTATACGGATATACGGATTCGGGCATTGAGACGACAACCAAAAACTACAACCGCGAAGGTTTGGAAATGAACAGGGGTGCCAATTTTACGGTAAATACGAATCTGTTTTCCACCCTGAATTATACAAAAAACATAAACGGACGGCATGATTTCAAAGTGCTGGCCGGTTTCCAGAACGAGAACAACAAGATTCAAACCGTATATGCTCGCCGTACAAAACCGCCAAAGGAAGGGTTGACTCAGGTAGACGCGGGCACATCGGGAATTCAGGGTACAGGAAATATGAATCGACTGCGTATCGTGTCTTATTTTGGGCGATTGAACTATGCTTTGGATGAGAAATATTTGTTTGAAGCGAACATTCGTGCAGACGGCTCGTCGCGGTTCAAAAGTGGTGAACGTTGGGGCTATTTTCCGGGCTTTTCGGTGGGTTGGCGAATTTCCGAAGAACCTTTTCTCGCCCAGTCCGACTTCATTTCAAACATGAAATTCAGGGCTTCTTGGGGGAAATTGGGCAATCAGAATATTTCCAGCTACTCGCCGTATTTGACGATCATTGACCAAAACAATGGCTTGAGCTACAATTACGGAGGCACATTTGCCGCTGGGGCCGCGATTACTTCATTGATCGACAACAACATCAGTTGGGAGCAGACCTCGACTTTGGATATAGGTTTGGAATTGGCGGTGCTGAACAACAGGTTCTCGATTGAAGCCGATTATTTCAGGAAAAACACCACGGATATTTTGGTGCAATTGCCTATTCCTTTGGTGCTCGGTGGCTTGGCCGCTCCAGTCGAAAACAAGGGAGCGATGCAAAACGACGGTTTCGAGCTTATTTTCAATTATTACGGTCAAAAATACAGAGCCGAGCAATTGAATTTCAATTTGGGTGTGAACATGACCTACATCAACAACAAGGTCACCGATTTCGGTACGGAACGCTCGCCCGATCAATTGTTTTTGATTCGGGAAGGCTATTCCTACAAAGAGCTTTACGGCTACAAAGTAGAAGGCATTTACCAGTCTGACGAAGAAGCCCAAGAGCATATGTATGCCAACGGTTTTGTACCCAAAGCGGGTAATTTGAGATTTCAGGACCTCAACAACGATGGGCGTTTGGATTATCAAGACAAGCAATCTTTGGGCAATACAATTCCGAAACTGACCTTCGGTGTTTCGCCTTCGTTTAAATACAGGGGGTTTGACCTCAATCTGTTGCTTCAAGGCGTAGCGGGTGTAAACCTTTTCAACAGAAACAATTTCACCAACCTTTCCTTTGAAAACCGCGTGATTGCCACAAGCTGGTTGGATGCTTGGACACCAGAAAATAAGGATTCGAATATACCAATGGCTCGTTTCGACAATTCTTGGGACAACCAAGATTCTGATTTCTGGATTGTGAACGGCAGTTTCTTGAAGATTAAAAATGCTCAATTGGGTTATACTTTACCCGAAAACTGGATCACCAAATACGGTCTGCGGAAGGCTTATTTGTATGTCAATGCTCAAAATGTGTTGACGATGGCCAATAAATCTTACAACGGGTATGATCCCGAGAAGACCACATTCGATTCCAGTGTAAATGTGTATCCAGTGCCCAGAATCCTTTCACTCGGTGTGAACCTAAACTTTTAG